One Candidatus Brocadiia bacterium DNA segment encodes these proteins:
- a CDS encoding WG repeat-containing protein, protein MKHSIMVALFLTLIFIGLAQAKRVGPKDVAPIIHNGVKYTAPHGKMGYVEAWDVSSGKKLWETKVYDVEMKPMLEKDVQMVYITSLSIEDGRLVVINENNAKYYLNPANGQKIQGLAPAIAKPDKTSEEVHLFPVPQNGKYGYMDKTGKIVIEPMFDYAAGFSDGMAAVMMTKDGAQKIGYIDSTGKVVIEPRFEAGYDFKEGLAPVQINGLVGYIDKTGKVVIEPQFRGAMSFSEGLAPIMMTEDWGFIDRTGKIVIKEQFDGVDRFFEGLAPARVCGQTQFGYIDKAGQFVIKPAFASAGVFNSGLAPVRLNNDPDTKEGYIDKTGQLVIKPQFDLAGEFSEGLAAVIPDGGAEHGKYGYIDKTGKVVIEPIFDGAEAFSGGLAKVFIGNNCGYIDKVGKFIWEPAK, encoded by the coding sequence ATGAAGCATTCAATAATGGTTGCCCTGTTCCTGACACTGATTTTTATCGGCTTAGCCCAGGCCAAGCGCGTTGGGCCGAAGGATGTCGCGCCCATCATACACAATGGGGTTAAATACACTGCGCCGCACGGCAAAATGGGCTATGTCGAGGCCTGGGACGTTAGCTCCGGCAAGAAACTCTGGGAGACAAAGGTCTATGATGTAGAGATGAAGCCCATGCTGGAAAAGGATGTCCAGATGGTATACATTACTTCTCTGTCCATAGAAGACGGCAGGTTGGTGGTTATCAATGAGAACAACGCTAAATATTATCTCAATCCGGCCAACGGCCAAAAGATACAAGGACTGGCTCCGGCAATTGCCAAACCTGATAAAACTTCTGAGGAGGTACACCTGTTCCCGGTGCCGCAGAACGGCAAGTACGGTTATATGGACAAGACCGGCAAGATAGTGATTGAGCCGATGTTTGACTATGCGGCCGGTTTTTCAGACGGCATGGCCGCCGTAATGATGACCAAAGATGGCGCCCAGAAAATCGGTTACATAGATAGCACAGGCAAGGTCGTGATTGAACCCCGGTTTGAGGCCGGCTATGATTTCAAAGAAGGCCTGGCTCCGGTCCAGATAAACGGGCTGGTCGGTTACATAGACAAAACCGGCAAGGTAGTGATTGAGCCACAATTCCGCGGCGCCATGTCTTTCTCCGAAGGGTTGGCTCCGATTATGATGACCGAAGACTGGGGGTTCATCGACCGGACCGGTAAAATCGTCATCAAGGAACAGTTCGACGGCGTGGACCGGTTCTTCGAAGGGCTGGCTCCGGCCCGGGTCTGCGGTCAGACCCAGTTCGGTTACATAGACAAGGCCGGCCAGTTTGTGATAAAGCCCGCATTCGCTTCAGCCGGCGTGTTTAATTCCGGACTGGCGCCGGTCCGGCTCAACAATGACCCAGACACCAAGGAGGGTTATATAGACAAGACCGGCCAGCTGGTCATAAAACCGCAGTTTGACTTGGCCGGTGAGTTTTCCGAAGGCCTGGCCGCGGTCATCCCCGACGGCGGAGCGGAGCATGGCAAGTACGGCTATATAGACAAAACCGGCAAGGTAGTGATTGAACCAATATTCGACGGGGCAGAGGCATTTTCCGGCGGCCTGGCCAAGGTTTTTATCGGCAACAATTGTGGTTACATAGATAAGGTCGGCAAGTTCATTTGGGAACCGGCCAAATAA
- a CDS encoding kelch repeat-containing protein translates to MRSNSILKIATVIMFVAYITAFNYGGCGDIGGSSGSSGIPTPTPTAPAQVTSPTPDDSATNVITTTQVSWASVSGATSYDVFFGTTSPGVFVGNQSDTNYNPGTALFYNTTYYWRIDSKNSAGTTTGNVWTFITQIAPSAQATSPSPANSTTNAHINQQLGWASASGAISYDVYFGLTATGWSPVTNIITTVYNPGTLNTSTIYYWRIDSKTSVGTTTGSVWSFTTQLAPAQATSPTPVNGAINVITTTQLSWASASGATSYDVFFGITTTGWAPITNTTGTSYNPGTLSNNTTYYWRIDSKNFDGTTTGNVWSLTTIDVPPYWTQRIPTGTSPLARYQHAIAYDSVRGITVIFGGETGVSNNFILNNETWEWDGTNWSQRTPVTSPSARRNHAMAYDSVRGVTVLFGGETNNGINHETWEWDGTNWTLRTPVIYPSARYCHGMTYDSARGVTVLFGGYVSGINNQTWEWDGTNWTQRTPVTSPSARYIHAMAYDSAQGVTVLFGGSGGSGGEVLNNETWKWNGTNWTQRTSVTSPSARHGHRMAYDSARGVTVLFGGWNGSVYNYETWEWDGTNWTLRRMLVIYPSARSSHAMAYDSVRNVTVLFGGWVTSACNNETWER, encoded by the coding sequence ATGCGCAGCAATTCTATATTGAAAATAGCCACAGTTATTATGTTTGTTGCTTATATCACCGCATTTAATTATGGCGGTTGTGGTGACATTGGTGGCTCAAGCGGCAGTAGTGGCATACCAACACCGACCCCAACTGCACCTGCTCAGGTAACCTCACCAACACCGGATGATAGCGCAACTAATGTGATAACGACTACTCAAGTCTCTTGGGCTTCTGTCAGTGGCGCAACCTCTTATGATGTCTTTTTCGGTACAACTTCTCCCGGGGTATTTGTCGGCAATCAGTCCGATACAAATTATAACCCCGGTACTGCTCTCTTTTATAATACGACCTATTACTGGCGGATAGATTCCAAAAATAGTGCTGGGACAACTACCGGTAATGTCTGGACCTTTATCACGCAAATAGCACCGTCTGCACAGGCAACCTCGCCAAGCCCGGCTAATAGTACAACTAATGCACATATTAATCAACAGTTAGGTTGGGCCTCGGCCAGCGGCGCAATCTCTTATGATGTATATTTCGGACTGACCGCTACCGGGTGGTCGCCGGTTACGAATATAATTACTACGGTTTATAATCCAGGCACGTTGAACACCAGTACCATCTATTACTGGCGGATAGATTCCAAGACTAGCGTCGGTACCACGACAGGCAGTGTCTGGAGTTTTACTACTCAATTAGCTCCTGCACAGGCAACCTCACCAACACCGGTTAATGGTGCAATCAATGTAATAACCACTACTCAACTTTCCTGGGCATCGGCCAGTGGTGCAACAAGTTATGATGTCTTTTTCGGCATCACAACTACCGGGTGGGCTCCTATTACAAATACAACTGGAACAAGTTATAATCCAGGAACACTTTCTAATAACACCACTTATTACTGGCGGATTGACTCCAAGAATTTCGATGGTACCACTACTGGTAATGTCTGGAGTCTTACAACAATAGACGTGCCCCCTTACTGGACCCAAAGAATACCTACTGGGACTTCTCCATTGGCACGATACCAACATGCGATAGCATATGACTCAGTCCGGGGTATTACGGTTATTTTCGGCGGGGAAACCGGCGTTTCTAACAACTTTATTCTTAACAACGAGACCTGGGAATGGGATGGAACAAACTGGTCACAGAGAACACCTGTGACTTCTCCATCGGCACGACGTAATCATGCAATGGCATACGATTCAGTCCGGGGTGTTACGGTTCTCTTCGGTGGGGAAACCAACAATGGTATTAACCACGAGACCTGGGAATGGGATGGAACGAACTGGACCCTGAGAACACCTGTAATTTATCCATCGGCACGATACTGTCATGGGATGACATATGACTCGGCCAGAGGTGTTACGGTTCTCTTCGGCGGGTATGTCAGCGGTATTAACAACCAGACATGGGAATGGGATGGGACAAATTGGACCCAGAGAACACCTGTGACTTCTCCATCGGCACGATACATCCATGCGATGGCATATGACTCAGCCCAGGGTGTTACGGTTCTATTCGGCGGGTCTGGTGGCAGCGGCGGGGAGGTTCTTAACAACGAGACCTGGAAATGGAATGGAACGAATTGGACCCAAAGAACGTCTGTAACTTCTCCATCGGCACGACACGGTCATAGGATGGCATATGACTCAGCTCGGGGTGTTACAGTTCTCTTCGGCGGATGGAACGGCAGCGTTTATAATTACGAGACGTGGGAATGGGATGGGACGAACTGGACCCTGAGAAGAATGCTTGTGATTTATCCATCGGCACGATCCTCCCATGCGATGGCATATGACTCAGTCCGGAATGTTACTGTTCTCTTCGGCGGGTGGGTTACCAGCGCTTGTAACAACGAGACCTGGGAACGATAA
- a CDS encoding class I SAM-dependent methyltransferase, with amino-acid sequence MNEISPEELKTHYQLEKRLAESIKKADRPARPVLYKQAYDQLFRDIPHLRAVSQKNDIEQWSKPSPQLKWLKPFLTPETVFLEVGAGNCKLCFEVAGRVRQVYAIEASAEIALHPKYPDNLRLIISDATKLDVPDGSVDVIFSRHLIEHLHPEDGLAHLQAACRALKSGGVYICTTPNRIFGPHDASRGFDAEATGLHLKEYSYGELAGIMRQAAFSRVKAHCKVAGMVMLWPLWLYRLSEAWVGLMPKGFRRVLAGPIGYRWLNTIRLVAWK; translated from the coding sequence ATGAATGAAATCTCCCCGGAAGAACTAAAAACCCACTACCAGCTGGAAAAGCGGCTGGCTGAATCCATAAAGAAGGCCGACCGGCCGGCCCGTCCCGTGCTGTACAAACAGGCCTATGACCAGCTCTTCCGCGATATCCCCCACCTGCGGGCCGTGTCGCAGAAGAACGATATTGAGCAATGGAGCAAACCATCGCCCCAGCTCAAATGGCTCAAGCCCTTCCTGACTCCGGAAACGGTCTTCCTCGAGGTCGGGGCCGGGAACTGCAAGCTATGTTTCGAGGTGGCCGGCCGGGTCAGGCAGGTCTATGCCATCGAGGCCTCGGCCGAAATCGCCTTGCACCCCAAATATCCGGACAACCTCCGGCTGATAATCTCCGACGCCACCAAGTTAGACGTGCCCGACGGCTCGGTGGACGTCATCTTCAGCCGGCACCTGATTGAGCATCTGCATCCCGAAGACGGGCTGGCCCATTTGCAGGCGGCCTGCCGGGCATTGAAATCCGGCGGAGTTTACATCTGCACCACACCCAACCGCATCTTCGGCCCGCACGACGCCTCGAGGGGATTCGACGCCGAGGCCACCGGACTGCACCTCAAGGAATATTCCTACGGCGAACTGGCCGGGATAATGAGGCAAGCCGCATTCAGCCGTGTCAAAGCGCATTGCAAGGTAGCCGGAATGGTGATGCTCTGGCCGTTGTGGCTATACAGGTTGAGCGAAGCCTGGGTCGGGCTGATGCCCAAGGGGTTCCGGCGGGTGCTGGCCGGGCCCATCGGATACCGGTGGCTGAATACTATTCGCCTGGTGGCCTGGAAATAA
- the tilS gene encoding tRNA lysidine(34) synthetase TilS: protein MEQIIKTVRETIGQHRLLSGGDTVIIGVSGGPDSVGLTVLLDRLNRYYGHKWQLVIAHLNHQIRGKAADADERFVRQLAAKLGLPFYSSKRDIPALSQRHKLSLEETARNERYEFLSRLAGKLKHNKRVPKIATGHTLDDQAETVLFRIIRGTGIKGLRGILPARNLLPGRPFRLIRPLIELTHKDITDFLKAHGFGYRSDKSNFDRKILRNRIRHQLMPLLNDYNPGVARHLVQLGQAAGEYEAVVSKLAETLCPKGRKWLSLAELRNQPQPVQQMMINHLLKNAGCNLKHIVRANYEALIGLASSCRKTNEVHLSGGVIGRIANGRLTITKKT from the coding sequence ATGGAACAAATCATCAAAACTGTCCGGGAAACTATCGGACAACACCGGCTCCTGTCCGGCGGCGATACCGTCATCATCGGCGTTTCCGGCGGTCCCGATTCGGTCGGCCTAACGGTGCTGCTGGACCGGCTCAACCGCTATTACGGGCATAAATGGCAGTTGGTCATCGCCCATCTCAACCACCAGATACGCGGTAAAGCGGCCGACGCCGACGAACGTTTTGTCCGCCAATTGGCCGCCAAGCTGGGACTGCCCTTTTATTCGAGCAAGCGCGACATCCCGGCGCTCAGCCAACGGCACAAGCTCTCGCTCGAAGAAACCGCCCGCAACGAGCGCTACGAGTTCCTGTCCCGGCTGGCCGGGAAACTCAAGCATAATAAACGCGTACCCAAAATCGCCACCGGCCATACGCTCGACGACCAGGCCGAAACGGTCCTATTCCGCATCATCCGCGGCACCGGCATCAAGGGACTGCGCGGCATACTGCCGGCGCGCAACCTGCTGCCCGGCCGGCCGTTCCGGCTCATCCGCCCGCTCATCGAGCTGACCCACAAAGATATAACCGATTTCCTCAAAGCCCATGGCTTCGGGTATCGCTCCGATAAATCCAACTTCGACCGGAAGATACTGCGCAACCGCATCCGGCACCAGCTGATGCCGCTGTTAAACGATTACAACCCCGGCGTGGCGCGCCACCTGGTCCAGCTCGGGCAGGCGGCCGGGGAATACGAAGCCGTCGTCTCCAAACTGGCTGAGACGCTCTGCCCCAAAGGCCGGAAATGGCTGTCCCTGGCCGAACTCAGAAACCAACCCCAACCGGTCCAGCAGATGATGATCAACCATCTGCTGAAAAACGCCGGGTGCAACCTCAAGCACATAGTCCGGGCCAATTACGAAGCGCTCATCGGCTTGGCCTCATCGTGCCGGAAGACTAATGAAGTGCATTTGTCCGGCGGCGTCATCGGACGGATTGCTAACGGCCGGCTGACAATAACAAAGAAAACATAA
- a CDS encoding polysaccharide biosynthesis/export family protein: MKSGIIIFTAVLSALLCFSCVQNQSGAYPPSIRPSAIEARSLDKIDYSIAVDDVIQVFVWQNADISGDLIVRPDGKISMFLAGDIKAAGKTLTQIDDEITQRLAEYILAPQVTVAIKKFSGQPVIVLGEVGKPGVYKLTGTISLMQVLGEAGGLTRDSSKGNLLVIRGDVLDKPEVVMVDISEILAGNMRNDIVMYPNDIVYVSAKPIADVSRYIRDYVTPVLSTVMSVEILRRTSK; this comes from the coding sequence ATGAAGTCCGGAATAATCATATTTACCGCAGTTTTATCGGCGCTGTTGTGTTTCAGCTGCGTCCAGAACCAGTCCGGCGCCTATCCGCCCAGCATCAGGCCTTCGGCCATAGAGGCCCGGTCGCTGGACAAGATAGACTATTCCATCGCGGTTGACGATGTCATCCAGGTATTCGTCTGGCAGAACGCCGATATTTCCGGTGACCTGATAGTCCGCCCGGACGGCAAGATATCAATGTTCCTGGCCGGCGACATCAAGGCGGCCGGCAAGACCCTAACCCAGATAGACGACGAAATCACCCAGCGGCTGGCTGAATACATCCTGGCGCCGCAGGTGACCGTGGCCATAAAGAAGTTCTCCGGCCAGCCGGTGATTGTCCTGGGAGAGGTGGGCAAGCCCGGGGTTTACAAGCTGACCGGCACCATTTCGCTGATGCAGGTGCTGGGCGAGGCCGGCGGCCTGACCCGAGATTCCAGCAAGGGCAACCTGCTGGTCATCCGGGGCGATGTCCTGGACAAGCCCGAGGTGGTTATGGTCGATATCAGCGAAATCCTGGCCGGCAATATGCGCAACGACATCGTTATGTATCCGAACGATATAGTTTATGTTTCGGCCAAGCCGATTGCCGATGTTTCCCGCTACATCCGCGACTACGTCACGCCGGTCCTAAGCACGGTGATGAGCGTCGAAATACTCCGCCGCACCAGCAAATAA